GAGCGGATTAAAGAATGTCAACCGGACATTGTTATCACAGATATCCGTATGCCGATTATGGATGGCCTGGAAATGATCAAGTATTTTACAGATAGAAAGTTTGAAGTGGTCATTGTTAGTGGATATGCGGAGTTTGAATATGCAAAAAAAGCAATCGAATATAATGTGAGCGAGTATCTATTAAAACCAATCGACCATAGTAAGCTTGAAGAAACAGTTCAGCTTTTGGTTGAACAGATTAACAAAAAAAAGATTATAGAGCATATCCAGGAAAGAATGAGAAAAATTGAAGAATTTCAATTAATGGATATGGAGATTTATGTTTCTGCCAATAAACATATTCATAAAGAAACAAATGAAATTATTGCATATATCAAAGAAAACTATTATAAAAAAATATCACTTGATCAACTTGCAGAAGGTATCGAGATTAGCACATCAAAAGCAAAGGCGATATTTAAAGAAGATACAGGACATACGTTTAATGATTTTTTGAATAAATATCGAATTCAAATGGCTTTAAAGCTAATCAATGAATCTAGCTTAAAGATATACGAAATAGCCGATGAGGTGGGCTTTGCAGAGTACAAATACTTTTCCAAAGTCTTTAAAAGTTATACGGGATTTTCGCCAAGTGAATTTTTAAATCAAAAGGTTATTCTACATACATTGAATCAATAAAAAACTTGCTTAGCTAACTATTGATTTTTTCATATAGCTATGTTATTATTATAACAAACATATGAAAAGGAGATAAAACCATGGAAACTTTTAAGGCAGTAGTGAAAAAAACAAAAACAGGATTACAGTGTGAAGCAAATTCAAGAGGATTCAAAATGATCTTAGATGAGCCAGAAGAATTAGGCGGAACAGACACAGGAATGAATCCAGTAGAAGCAGTTATCTGTGCACTTGGTGGATGCCAAGCAATTGTTGCAGCAGCATTTGCAGAAGGCGAAGGCTTTGAGTTTGAAGAGTTTTATGTTGAGATAGAGGGAGATCTTGATCCAGCTGGATTTATGGGAGATGAAAGCATCCGACCTGGATATCAAGAAATTCGTTACAAAATGCACTTTAAAACAAATGAAACACAAGAACGTGCAGAAGAATTTGCAAAATTCATTGAAAAAAGATGCCCAGTTGGTGATTGCTTAACTAATGGTGTCAAGATGGTATCTACAGGGGTAGTAAGAGACTAAAGAGATTTAAGGGGATTGCAGATGCAATCCCCTTCAGTTTGAAGGAGATATGGCGTTATGGAAATAAAAATGACAAAAATTCCAGGTGGAAAAAAAGGTACTGTTGGTAAGATAAGCGTTAAAATTGGTGAAACGGTTGAACCCGGAGCGGTATTAGCTCAAGTAGAAACCGCTAAAGGCAATAAGCAAGTTAAAGCTGCTGAGGCTGGAAGTATCGTAGAGATTTTTCATGAAGAAGGACAAGAGGTCGCGTCAGAAGAGACCATGTTTATCATGCAAGCAGATGTAGCTGCACAAGATACAGAAGTATCCCCAGTTTTAGATGAAGAGACAGCTAAGACAGGAAACGCTGCAGAAGAAGTAAAAGCAGATGTATTGATTATTGGTGGTGGCCCAGGAGGCTATGTGGCAGCTATTAATGGAGCAAAGCGTGGCTTAAAGGTTATCCTTGTTGAAAAGGATAGTTTAGGTGGAACCTGCTTAAATCGAGGATGTATCCCTACAAAAGCCTTAGTAAAATCTTCGGAAATCTGTCACAATGTAAAACATGCTGAACTATTTGGCATTGAAGGGGAAACGTCACCGATCGTTAATATGAAAAAAGTGATAGCCCGTAAAAATGATGTTGTCGATAAATTGGTCTCAGGTGTTGAATATTTAATGGAAAAAAATAGTATTCAAGTGATTAAAGGACATGCTCGGTTCATATCCGAGACTTTAGTAGCAGTCTCAGGAGAAAAAGACTATACAATTGATGCAAAGGATATTATCATTGCCACCGGTTCAAAATGCTCAAAAGTAAATATTCCTGGAATCGATCTTCCTTTTGTGATGAACAGTACGACGGCTTTAGAATATGATGAATTACCAAAATCCATAACAATTATTGGTGGTGGAGTTATTGGGATGGAGTTTGCATTTATTTATCGTAATTTTGGTGTAGAGGTACATGTTATCGAATTTATGGATCGATTATTGACAATGGTCGATGAAGAAGTTTCAGAAGAAATTAAAAACATTGCGATTGAAGCAGGCATTGATGTATGTACAGGAGCAAAAGTTACGAATATCCAGAACTCGACAGATGGAAAAGCCGTGGTAACGTATGAATGTAATCAAGGTAGCAAGCTTGTCGTTAGTGAAAAAGTTATTGTAGCTATTGGACGCGAGCCAAACATTGAAGGGCTTGACGTTGAAAAAGCAGGGGTTAAGTTCAATGGAAATGGTAGAGGTATTCAGGTAGATGGACATATGCGTACCAATGTAGAACACATCTATGCAATTGGTGACGTGAACAATATCATGCAATTAGCCCATGTAGCTTCACATCAAGGAATAGTAGCTATTGATAATATACTTGGTGAAGATAAGTCAATGGATTATACAGCTGTTCCCAATGTTATCTTTACTGAGCCAGAGATTGCAAGCGTCGGATTGACAGAAGATGTATGCAAAGCGCAAAGCATAGACTATAAAGTAGGGCGATTTGACTTTATGGGAAATGGGAAAGCCTTGACAATGGAACAAACTAAAGGTTTTATCAAACTAATTAAAGATAAAGAGACAAATAAAATTATCGGAGGAACAATTATTGGAGCAGAAGCTTCATCCCTTATCTCTGCGGTGACAGTTGCTATTGCCAATGGATTGACCGATGAAAATATTCGTGAGACAATTTTTGCCCATCCAACAACAGCAGAAGTGATTCATGAAGCTGCATATGGCCTTGGAATAGGAGTGTTGCATCAGTGATTGGACGTATCTATATATCCGATGAAAATGACCCATACTTTAATGTGTCGAGTGAGCATGCACTGTTTTTAAAATCAACAGAAACAACGCAATTATATTTGTGGCAAAATAGCTCATGTATAGTCTGCGGACGTAATCAAAATGTTCATGCAGAGTGCAACATGGAATTTTTGAAGAAAAATAATATCTTGCCTGTGCGAAGATTTTCAGGTGGTGGTGCGGTTTATCATGACCTTGGTAACCTAAACTTTACTTTTATTACACGAGAAAAAAATGCAGATGTAGATAAGTACCTTCGTGTTATTAAGAAAGCGATGCATTCTATAAATGTTCACTGTGAATTTAGTGGAAGAAATGACTTGCTTACGGATGGAAAGAAATTTTCAGGGCATGCATATTACTCCGATGAGGGGAATTATCTCTATCATGGCACGATTATGGTAGATGTGGATATGGAGACGTTAACTCAGGCGCTTAATCCTTCAAAGTTGAAGATGAAGTCCAAGGGAATTGATTCTGTTCGAAGCCGTGTCGTTAACTTAAGACAAATCCGTGAAGACATTACAATTGATACCGTTAAAAATGCTATGATTCAGGCTTTTCAAGAGATTTTTCACGGAGAATACAACCTAGAGCACATCAACAAAGACAATTTTACACCACCATTGTATGAAAAAATACAAAGCGATGGATGGATTTTTGGTGAATCGCCTGAATTTAGTCTTGGAGTCGAGCGTAAATTAGCTCAGGGCAATGTAGCTATTTCTGTAGATGTTTTGGACGGGAAGATTAATCATATGACCATTCAGACAGACAGTCTAGAGCCATATGACTTTGCAGATTGCATAAACGGGTTAATAGGAACTTTTTATGATGAAGATCTTGTATTTGAACATGTAGAAAACTTCATGATGCAGTAGTTAAGTCGGTGGTGGATTGTTAATAAATGAAAAGTATGATAAAATAAGTAACTAGATTAACAAAGATTAGTTTGGTTGGTGAGAATATGTTTAATTTAGATGATTGCTTTGCTCTTATTATCAGTCGTAGTGGAAAAGTATTTGCAGAAGCTTTAGAAAAAGATTTAAAACCCCATAATATTACAAGACCTCAATGGATTGCTATGTACTATATCTACGATAGCACTACCTTAACACAAAAACAACTTGCAGATAAGATGGCAACAAAAGAACCCACAGTTGTTCGTTTATTGCAAAAGCTAGAATATGAAGGAATGGTTCGAAGAGAGACGAGTAAGGAAGATAAGAGGGTTAATTTTATTTATCTTACTGAAAGCGGAACAAAACTATGTGTCAAACTGACACCTATCGTTGAAAAGTTCAAGGATAATATCATTCGCGGAATCAGTTTAGATGATCTTGAGATTCTTAAAAGATCTTTGGATAAAATGGTTGAAAATGCGACTAATGATGTATAGCTTTTACAACGGCATAAGAAGGACAAGCGAACAAAGATGCAAAATCCCATACGCAGTTATCTGCGTATGGGATTTTTATGTACTAAATGATATTAATTATTCATATATTTACATTCAAAAACATGAAAAAAATGAACATATTGCACTAAAATAATTGAACTTGGAGTATAAAAATGTTATAATTATATCAAGTGAACAAATCCGAGTTAGCGTATCTAAGGCTGTGCTATGAGCGTTAACCGATGGGTATTAGAGAAATCGAATTGCCTCCCGCTATTTGGAAAGGGTTTGATTGACGGTGTTGTTTTTTCAATGTCGTTTATTCGGCTGTCTTTTAAATTAAAGGAGGTATTTTTTGTGAACAAATTTATTCGGGTTAACATGGAGACACTAGAAGTAACCGTTGGAACAGTGCCCGAGAAGTACGCGGGACTGGGAGGAAGAGCGTTAACATCCAACTTTGTTAATGATGAGGTAAAGCCAACATGCCATCCACTAGGAAAAAATAACAAGGTGATTATTGCTCCGGGATTATTAAGTGGAACCACAGCGCCAAACTCAGGAAGGCTCTCAGTAGGAGCAAAAAGTCCGTTGACAGGAACCATCAAAGAATCCAACACAGGAGGATCTTCATCACAAATGCTGGCTAAGATGGGAATTAAGGCTTTAGTCATTGAAGGAATGCCTAAAGAAGATAAGTTCTATATTATTAAGGTCACCATGGATGGAGTTACTATTGAGGAAGCCCCTAGCCAAATACTTGGTGGATGTGGCAATTATGAAGCGATTAAAGTGCTCAATGAAAAGTATGGCAACCATGTGGGTATGGCATTAACGGGACCGGCAGGAGAGTATCGTCTGCCATCAGCTAACATATCATTTAAAGATCCTGATGGAAATATTCGTAGTGCCGGACGTGGTGGTTTAGGTGCAGTTCTTGGCTCGAAAAAGGTGAAGGGAATCGTCATTGATTCTACAGGAGCTTCTTCAGTACCTATCGCTGATCCGGAAAAATTCAAAGCAGCATCCAAAGTCTTTGCAAAAGCATTGCTAGACCATCCGGTTGCGGGACAAGGGCTAGCCGCATATGGAACCGATGTACTTGTTAATATTTTAAATGAGGCAGGAGGTCTTCCGGCGAACAACTTTACAGCAGGTCGTATTGATCATAATGACAATATATCCGGCGAGACAATGAACGCAACGATTACAGAACGAGGTGGAGAAGGAAAAGTCTCCCATGGATGTCATAAGGGATGTATTATTCGATGCTCCCAATGGTATCCGGATAAGCAAGGAAAATACATCACCAGTGGTTTTGAATACGAGACCATTTGGGGATTAGGTGCTGATGGCGGAATTAAAGATTTAGATATTATTGCCTATATCGACCGGGCAATGGATGATGTCGGAGTCGACAGTATTGAGACAGCTGTAGCGGTAGCAACTGCAATGGACGGAGGCTTGATTCCTTGGGGGGATGGAGAGGCAGTTCTTAAAATTGTTCAAGAGATGGCAAAGCCAACACCGCTTGCACGAATTATTGCCAGTGGAACGTCTGTGGTAGGTAAGGTATGTGGATTATTTAGAGTTCCTGTGGTTAAAGATCAAGGAATACCCGCATATGACCCACGTTCAGTCAAAGGGATTGGATTAACATATGCCACAACAACAATGGGAGCCGATCATACGGCAGGTTATTGTATTTCAGGGAATATCCTAAAAGTTGGTGCAGACATTGATCCGCTAAAAAAAGAAGGTCAAGTTGAATATGCAAGAGCCATGCAGATTGGAACAGCGGCAATTGACAGTTCGGGAATGTGTCTATTTGTATACTTTGGAATCGCAGACAATCCGGGTGGATATCAAGCATTGATTGATATGATTAATGCCCAATATGGATTGGAATTGACTGCCGATGATTTGGATACATTAGGAAAAGCTGTACTTAAAGTAGAAAAAGATTTTAATACACGTGCCGGGTTTACTAATCATCATGATCGACTTCCTGAATTTATGGAGTATGAGCCTTTGCCACCACATAATGAAGTGTGGAACTTTACACCGGAAGAGATTGACGAAGTCTGGAACTTTTGACCCAATGACCGATGAAAAAAAACAATTGGAAATTCGTGGGTTTTTGCAATTAGATGCTTTTCTTAAAAAGAAATATGGAACAATGCCTGTGTTTTATGAGATTGACGGACCGATAACAGGAATAGAATTGGCAAAAGAACTGGGAATTAAACGAGAAGACATCGAAGTGATTTTTGTTAATGGGTTTGTCCAGGAGGTGAACTATACCTTAAATCCCGGAGACCGTATGGCTTTTTTACCTCCGGGGTGTCCTGGACCCTATAGAATTGCACTGGGATTTTATGGTAAGAATCAAGACAATGCAGCAAATTTTAAGATTCAGCGAAAGGATTCCAAATAATGAAGATTACAGTCAAGCTATTTGCAACCTTAAGAAACTATGGTGAGAACATATGTGAGATGGAGGTTAGTGACGATGCAACGCCGTTATCGGTGATGCATATGATGCGCATCCCTCCTCAGGAAGTATCGATTGTCATGATTAACGGCAAGCGAGTGAACGAACAGACGCCGTTAAAGCAGGCAGATACCGTTGCGTTATTCCCACCAGTAGGAGGTGGATGATGCGCTATGCTCGTAATGGTATCTTCACAGAGCAAGAGATGGTACGACTAAAGCATGCCCGTGTATGCATTGTCGGATGTGGAGGTCTGGGAGGATATATACTTGAGATGATGACGCGAGTGGGCGTTGGATATCTTAGGGTTATTGATGGGGATTGCTTTAGTCCAAGTAATCTTAACCGTCAAATACTCTCACGAGAAGATAATATGGGGCAGGCAAAAGTACATGCTGCAAAAGAACGGGTTCAAGAGATTAACAAAGAAGTTGAGATTGACTGTATCGCAGACTATCTGGATGAGCAAAATGCAGAGACAATGCTAGAAGGGCATGATCTTGTTATGGATGCACTGGATTCTATAGCAAGTAGATATGTATTACAAAAAACTTGTGAAGCATTAGAGATTCCTCTGGTCCATGGAGCTATTGCCGGATGGTATGGTCAAGTTGCAGTTATCTTTCCAGGCGATAGACTATTAGATTTAGTCTACAAAAGTCCGTTTGATGGAGTACAGCCCCCCGGAATAGAAACAAAACTTGGCAACCCTTCCTTTAGTCCGGCGACGATAGCATCTATTCAAGTATCAGAAGGATTAAAGGTTTTGCTTCAGAGGGGGACGGTTTTAAGAAAAAAATTATTGTATATTGATCTTTTAGATAATGAATTTCATATTATAAACTTATAGTAATTAAATAGTATAATTCCGAGTCAGCGACCCTAAGGGAAACTATGGATCGATGACCTGGGTTAGGGGAGAAATCCGCTAGCCTCCCGTGTTTGGAAAGGAAGACTTGTTAAGGGTACTTCTATGTCTGAAGTACTCTTTTTCTTTATATTATAGGAAGGAGGAGTGTGTTGAAACGAGGGATATTCATAATAATCTGTATACTTTTGGGTCTTTGGACAACAGGGTGCCAACAACAAGAAGACTTTGGCAACAATACGGTGAATACATATATATTAGACCTTGATGAAAACTTTGAGCGTGTAGAAGAAAAAGAAGATGAAAATATTTTAAGAGTATATGACTTAGGCAAGCAGACATATAGTGTTGTAACTAAGGTTATGGGATTTGAAGGCATGATTTTCATAGATGTGAGACTGGAAGACCAAGCAATCCATGAAGTGAAGATTATTCATGAAAATGAATCGGAAGGTTATGGACATTATATTGTTGAATCTTGGTTTTTGGAACGGTTTCAAATATCTGGTTATGAAGAACTTAAGTTGACAAAGTATTTTAAAGAGCAGGAAGATGAAGTTGTTGCAGTTACAGGTGCGACAATTTCAAGTCAAGCGGTACTTGATGCAGTTAATAATACATTGGATATTATAGGAGGGTAGTCTATGCAAATGGGTAAGAAGGTACTAATCATATTTTTTACGATGGTGTTGATAATGACAGGATGTAAGTCAGGCTCAGCAGAACAAGAAGCGATAACAGATGTGGATCAAGGGTCGGCTAGTGGAGGACAAGAGCAGGAACAGGCGCTAACATATGAGGGAGAACTGTCTTTTGAAGGAGAAGCTGAGTTTTCCATAGCATATGATGAGATTTATGGAATGGACGCAGTGGAAAGAACCGTCAAACATATTTCCTCGAGTGGAGAAGAGACCACCAATACGGTAAAAGGGGTCTTGCTTTCGGAGATTCTATCAGCGCATGGAATTGACCAGCAAATGTTGGGCTCCATACGATTTAGTGCAGGTGATGGGTATGCAATTGATGTTCCTCAAGATATTGTTCGCGAAAAAGAGATTGTATTAGCGTGGATGTTTGATGGAGAAATGCTTGATGAACGAAAAATGCCTCTTCGTGTGGCAATTGATGATGTGCGCTCTATGTATTATGCTTCGAATTTATCCAAAGTAATCCTTGGAGAAGCAAAAGAAGTTGTCGAAGAACAAAATGAAGCAATAGAGAAAAAAATCGTGATGCTCGATACGGCCATCGCAGGCTTAGAAAAACTTCCATATGTATATTATGAGAGTCAAGACATGGCGATTAATGTCAAAGAGCTTTTTGGTGCATTTAGTTCAAACCCCTCGGATACAGTGTCTTTTGTTGCCATAGACGGATATGAAAAAACAGAAAGTTATGATGTGGTTAGTGAAGGGTTCATCAAATATACAGGTGAGGACGCACCACTTTTTACAGGACGAGATCTTCCCAAAGGAATGAATGTAAAATATATCTTATCTCTTAGTACAGAAGATGTAACCTATCTATCTGTAATGGGGGCTATGGATAAGCTAAACGTCGAGATGATTGATGGGAATATGGGCGTTAATCTAAAAGAAGTCGTGGACTTGATTGGGTGGTCGGCACAGACATATATTTTGACAGCGGCAGACGGCTATGAAAAGCAAGTGAGTGCACAAGATCTTGAGATAGGCATCGCATACCTTGAGGAGGATGCAACGGTAACAGCCATATTTAATGTGGATAATCCGGGAAAATCAAAGGTCAAGGAGCTTATATCTATTCGAGCAGAAAATAGTGAAAAAGCTGACACTTTAACAGAAGATGAGAATCAGATGGAAGGTGTCAATTGGGTCGTTACCATTGATGGATTAAGCGATGGTTCCTTTGAATTTGATCGAGAACGAGCTGAACGAAAATTAACATTAATTGACCTCCATACAGAAAAAATGAAAAATGATGAAAAAATTCCTGAGGACTGGCAGGGATATCGAGTTTTAGACATCCTTGAATTTTTAAAGGTAGACGATTTTGAGAGCATTGTTGTTACTGCGCAAGATGGATATGAAGTAGAACTATCTAAAGATTTAGTGGATGGCGAGACGATTCTTGCCGTTGTAAAAGATGGAGAAGCGATGACTGAAGAAGATAATTTGGTTCAGTTGGTACAAAACACAGAGTTTGCAACAACTTGGGTGAAGGGTGTTGCAAGGATTACGGTCAAATAAATGATAAATCTAAAACGTTTTTCAGTTTTTGAACTTGTAGTTATGGCCTTGCTTGCGTCCATTGGTCTTGCTGCAAAACCAGTTGTTGTACCCTTAGCACATATGATTACAGTACCTCTGGGAATTCCCGGAGGTGCAATTGCCGGGGGGCTATATATGTTTTGGATTGTACTGGCAGGTGGTTTGGTAAAAAAAAGAGGCGCAGCGACAATAACGGCTTTCACCCAAGCAATTATTGTTATGGTGACGGGACTTATGGGAAGTCATGGGCTATTAAGTATTATTACCTATACATTGCCCGGTTTAATCATTGATGTGTACTTAATTATTTTTCGAAGACACTTAAGTACGTCAACAGATTTTTTTGTTGCAGGTATCCTTGCTAATATGGCGGGAGCCTATATGACGATATTAGTATTTTTTCGCTTACCTTTAATTCCTACGTTAACTAGCCTTTCAGCAGCTGTTTTTTCTGGAGGGATTGGCGGTTTGATTGCCTATCGGCTATATCTAAGTATTATGAGTACGGGGGTGATTTCAAGTGATGATACGTAAGTTTTTAGGTCTTATGCTATTGGCCGGGCTACTAACGGGATGTCAAAGGGAAGTTGCAACAGAGCCATTTGAGGTTAAAGGGGATATCGAAACATGGACAATTATTGAAGATACAACGAAGCCTCTAGATACCATGGAGTTGATTAACGCACTGACGCCTTTATATGGGACATTTGATCTGGTGATTAGTTCAAGAGATGGATTTTCCATCCGATTAAGTGGAGAGACCATTGATAATACATCCCTTAAGTATTCACCTTCAACAGGCTGGATGTTTGTCTCTGAGCATCATCCGGTCAATAGCCGCGTGAAGTGGATTAGTGAAGTTATCGTGGTCAAGAAAAAACAGGAGGAGCCTAACTTTAGCGCAGGTCTTAATATTATCCGAGACGATCAAAACATCCATAAATCTTTAGGTGAGCTTTTATCAATGGAGTATGGTATGCGCTTTCATATTGACGGAACAACAGAGCAAGAAGGCAATTCAATTGATGTTATGAAGAAAGTGCGTTTTTTCCCGTTAAAAACATGGATAGAAGAAGGCTATGACTGGCTTTTAGTTATGGATGGAAGTGGAGAACATCACTATATCCGAGAAGGGGACTACTCGATCGAAATGCAAAATAGGCAATTGAACTTACGCGGTGTTCATGGACAGGAGATAGAGGATGTGGTTGGAGTCATCGTTGACCCACCTGCACAGACAGTGATGGATAATTATTATGATGCAATGAATTATATAGAAAAAGGGATTCCCGTGCTCACAATCTTTATTGATGGATTTGCTTTTGAACAATGGGAACAAGTAAAAGAAGAATATCCAAGCTTATACATATCCAAGCAGAAATTTTCAAAAGCGAGTACAGTATATACACCGGTAACAAATGCGGGATTTGCAGCGATGATATCTGGACAAGTTCCAAAGCAAACAGGAATTATGGACCGTTCGGTTCGTCGTCCGGCATGTGATACGATATATAATCAGGTGGAAGAAGGTGTTCTTATAGATGGTCTTGTCAAAATTCTAGATGTTCCTTGTAAACTATATTTAGAAAATGATGAAGATGATGATGGGTACACAGATGAAGAAGTATATGTAAAAGCCCTGGATATTCCAAGTGAGAAATATATGCTCGTACATTTTAATGGTGTTGATGAAGCGGGACATGATTATGGACCGTATGATGAAAAAACAATAAATAAAATTATTGAAGTGGATGGTTATGTCGAGGAACTTGCCAATCGCTGGCCTGGAAAAGTGATTATCCTTGCAGACCATGGCATGCATAAGACAAGTGAAGGCGGCGATCATGGGGAGTTTCGAGTGGAGGATATGTTTATTCCTTATCTGATAATTGATGGAGGACAATATGAGTAAACAGATGAAAGGTATTGTGATAGTTTTAGTTATCGTAGGGCTTGTATTAGGGGTAAGCATCTATATGGGCAAGGACGATTTGGCACTTAGGACACAATTAAATAATGATGCAGTATTTGAGATTTTTGACCAAGGCAATGCGGTAGCTACGTATACAATGGAAGAGATAGAAGCATTAGGCGCATCAGAGTTTAAGGCGCATCTAAAATCTAGTGGTCAGGCTGCAGTTGAATATACCTATCAAGGGGTTCTGATGAAAACGATTTTAGAGGATGCAGGAGTGGATTTTGAAGGAAAAGATTCAGCCATCGTTACAGCGGTAGATGGATATGCTGTATCGGTTGGCATGGATAAGTTAATGGATGATGATAATGTATATCTAGCATATATGCGTGAAGGGGAACTGCTTGGAACGTATGAAGATGGCGGAAGGGGACCTTATATGATGATTATACGTAAAGACCAGTTTAGCCAATATTGGTGTAAGTATGCCTACCGAGTGGAGTTACAATAATGATTGTACTTAATAGAGTTGCTTTTTCATATAAAAAAGTACAACCGCTTTTGCGAGAAATCAATCTTGTGATTAATCGAGGTGAGCATATTGGTATAATGGGCTCAAGTGGTTCGGGTAAGTCAACACTTTTAAAAATCATTAATGGAACGATTGACATTCAAAGGG
This sequence is a window from Vallitaleaceae bacterium 9-2. Protein-coding genes within it:
- a CDS encoding response regulator, translated to MIKVLIVEDEDLIRKGLAYAFDWLKYDCVIVGEATNGQQGIERIKECQPDIVITDIRMPIMDGLEMIKYFTDRKFEVVIVSGYAEFEYAKKAIEYNVSEYLLKPIDHSKLEETVQLLVEQINKKKIIEHIQERMRKIEEFQLMDMEIYVSANKHIHKETNEIIAYIKENYYKKISLDQLAEGIEISTSKAKAIFKEDTGHTFNDFLNKYRIQMALKLINESSLKIYEIADEVGFAEYKYFSKVFKSYTGFSPSEFLNQKVILHTLNQ
- a CDS encoding OsmC family protein, which produces METFKAVVKKTKTGLQCEANSRGFKMILDEPEELGGTDTGMNPVEAVICALGGCQAIVAAAFAEGEGFEFEEFYVEIEGDLDPAGFMGDESIRPGYQEIRYKMHFKTNETQERAEEFAKFIEKRCPVGDCLTNGVKMVSTGVVRD
- the lpdA gene encoding dihydrolipoyl dehydrogenase codes for the protein MEIKMTKIPGGKKGTVGKISVKIGETVEPGAVLAQVETAKGNKQVKAAEAGSIVEIFHEEGQEVASEETMFIMQADVAAQDTEVSPVLDEETAKTGNAAEEVKADVLIIGGGPGGYVAAINGAKRGLKVILVEKDSLGGTCLNRGCIPTKALVKSSEICHNVKHAELFGIEGETSPIVNMKKVIARKNDVVDKLVSGVEYLMEKNSIQVIKGHARFISETLVAVSGEKDYTIDAKDIIIATGSKCSKVNIPGIDLPFVMNSTTALEYDELPKSITIIGGGVIGMEFAFIYRNFGVEVHVIEFMDRLLTMVDEEVSEEIKNIAIEAGIDVCTGAKVTNIQNSTDGKAVVTYECNQGSKLVVSEKVIVAIGREPNIEGLDVEKAGVKFNGNGRGIQVDGHMRTNVEHIYAIGDVNNIMQLAHVASHQGIVAIDNILGEDKSMDYTAVPNVIFTEPEIASVGLTEDVCKAQSIDYKVGRFDFMGNGKALTMEQTKGFIKLIKDKETNKIIGGTIIGAEASSLISAVTVAIANGLTDENIRETIFAHPTTAEVIHEAAYGLGIGVLHQ
- a CDS encoding lipoate--protein ligase; this encodes MIGRIYISDENDPYFNVSSEHALFLKSTETTQLYLWQNSSCIVCGRNQNVHAECNMEFLKKNNILPVRRFSGGGAVYHDLGNLNFTFITREKNADVDKYLRVIKKAMHSINVHCEFSGRNDLLTDGKKFSGHAYYSDEGNYLYHGTIMVDVDMETLTQALNPSKLKMKSKGIDSVRSRVVNLRQIREDITIDTVKNAMIQAFQEIFHGEYNLEHINKDNFTPPLYEKIQSDGWIFGESPEFSLGVERKLAQGNVAISVDVLDGKINHMTIQTDSLEPYDFADCINGLIGTFYDEDLVFEHVENFMMQ
- a CDS encoding MarR family transcriptional regulator, yielding MFNLDDCFALIISRSGKVFAEALEKDLKPHNITRPQWIAMYYIYDSTTLTQKQLADKMATKEPTVVRLLQKLEYEGMVRRETSKEDKRVNFIYLTESGTKLCVKLTPIVEKFKDNIIRGISLDDLEILKRSLDKMVENATNDV
- a CDS encoding aldehyde ferredoxin oxidoreductase C-terminal domain-containing protein yields the protein MSFIRLSFKLKEVFFVNKFIRVNMETLEVTVGTVPEKYAGLGGRALTSNFVNDEVKPTCHPLGKNNKVIIAPGLLSGTTAPNSGRLSVGAKSPLTGTIKESNTGGSSSQMLAKMGIKALVIEGMPKEDKFYIIKVTMDGVTIEEAPSQILGGCGNYEAIKVLNEKYGNHVGMALTGPAGEYRLPSANISFKDPDGNIRSAGRGGLGAVLGSKKVKGIVIDSTGASSVPIADPEKFKAASKVFAKALLDHPVAGQGLAAYGTDVLVNILNEAGGLPANNFTAGRIDHNDNISGETMNATITERGGEGKVSHGCHKGCIIRCSQWYPDKQGKYITSGFEYETIWGLGADGGIKDLDIIAYIDRAMDDVGVDSIETAVAVATAMDGGLIPWGDGEAVLKIVQEMAKPTPLARIIASGTSVVGKVCGLFRVPVVKDQGIPAYDPRSVKGIGLTYATTTMGADHTAGYCISGNILKVGADIDPLKKEGQVEYARAMQIGTAAIDSSGMCLFVYFGIADNPGGYQALIDMINAQYGLELTADDLDTLGKAVLKVEKDFNTRAGFTNHHDRLPEFMEYEPLPPHNEVWNFTPEEIDEVWNF
- a CDS encoding MoaD/ThiS family protein codes for the protein MTKSGTFDPMTDEKKQLEIRGFLQLDAFLKKKYGTMPVFYEIDGPITGIELAKELGIKREDIEVIFVNGFVQEVNYTLNPGDRMAFLPPGCPGPYRIALGFYGKNQDNAANFKIQRKDSK
- a CDS encoding MoaD/ThiS family protein; the protein is MKITVKLFATLRNYGENICEMEVSDDATPLSVMHMMRIPPQEVSIVMINGKRVNEQTPLKQADTVALFPPVGGG
- a CDS encoding HesA/MoeB/ThiF family protein, which codes for MMRYARNGIFTEQEMVRLKHARVCIVGCGGLGGYILEMMTRVGVGYLRVIDGDCFSPSNLNRQILSREDNMGQAKVHAAKERVQEINKEVEIDCIADYLDEQNAETMLEGHDLVMDALDSIASRYVLQKTCEALEIPLVHGAIAGWYGQVAVIFPGDRLLDLVYKSPFDGVQPPGIETKLGNPSFSPATIASIQVSEGLKVLLQRGTVLRKKLLYIDLLDNEFHIINL
- a CDS encoding FMN-binding protein; amino-acid sequence: MKRGIFIIICILLGLWTTGCQQQEDFGNNTVNTYILDLDENFERVEEKEDENILRVYDLGKQTYSVVTKVMGFEGMIFIDVRLEDQAIHEVKIIHENESEGYGHYIVESWFLERFQISGYEELKLTKYFKEQEDEVVAVTGATISSQAVLDAVNNTLDIIGG
- a CDS encoding ECF transporter S component, producing the protein MINLKRFSVFELVVMALLASIGLAAKPVVVPLAHMITVPLGIPGGAIAGGLYMFWIVLAGGLVKKRGAATITAFTQAIIVMVTGLMGSHGLLSIITYTLPGLIIDVYLIIFRRHLSTSTDFFVAGILANMAGAYMTILVFFRLPLIPTLTSLSAAVFSGGIGGLIAYRLYLSIMSTGVISSDDT